A window from Pokkaliibacter sp. MBI-7 encodes these proteins:
- a CDS encoding CheR family methyltransferase has product MRSLPCNAAADPLLNDTLLSGCQDAIALRWGLQFGNERRSDLLRHLQQAAARLGDTEPLLLARSLVASQLSPEQQQALCASLTVGETYFLRDRPFLQHLTEHFLGPLIAERRHTGQRHLKVWSAGCSSGEEAYTLAILLDQLLPDVADWQVQILATDINPDALAKARRGCYSAWSFRSAEPQWRQRYFDPCDGQQWQIKPYLRQRVSFYSLNLADEALSAMSSEGVAGPPATAPSPAESFRDVDLILCRHVLMYFVPTLGQAALRRLHRCLSPDGAVILAAVENTPSQVFGLEVSLWPGALCVYQQARCREQNAMLPAPPEGLEAADISTSVPVAMPTAAPPMPVFNLTESTHPLPAEPSTSTVASVTPPTQGAVSVVPPPPDQPDADQGDATEMTRARALADQGDYAQAEDVLRQQLQQQPTDVEAHWLLAMILLQQERWPALQQQLRKVLYLSPLQPMVHYHSAQLARRQQQAELSQRHLLQCRRLLARLPADQVLWGSDGLSVRDLQQLLERHSDNREAS; this is encoded by the coding sequence ATGCGCTCGCTGCCCTGTAACGCAGCAGCAGACCCCCTGCTGAACGATACGCTGCTGAGCGGTTGTCAGGATGCTATCGCCCTGCGCTGGGGCTTGCAGTTTGGCAATGAACGCCGCAGCGATCTGCTGCGTCATCTGCAACAGGCGGCAGCCCGCCTGGGCGATACCGAGCCTTTGTTGCTGGCGCGCAGTCTGGTGGCCAGTCAGCTGAGCCCCGAACAGCAGCAGGCGCTCTGTGCCAGCCTGACGGTCGGCGAGACCTACTTTCTGCGTGACCGACCTTTCCTGCAGCACCTTACTGAGCACTTTCTGGGGCCGTTGATTGCCGAACGTCGTCATACGGGGCAGCGACATCTGAAGGTATGGAGCGCAGGCTGCTCCAGTGGCGAGGAAGCCTACACCCTGGCCATCCTGCTGGATCAGTTACTGCCGGACGTTGCCGACTGGCAGGTGCAGATTCTTGCTACAGACATCAACCCGGATGCGCTGGCCAAGGCACGTCGTGGCTGTTACAGCGCCTGGTCATTCCGTAGCGCAGAGCCGCAATGGCGACAGCGCTACTTTGACCCGTGTGACGGCCAGCAATGGCAAATCAAACCCTACCTGCGCCAGCGGGTCAGCTTTTATTCGCTGAATCTGGCTGACGAAGCACTGTCAGCGATGTCATCAGAGGGTGTGGCTGGGCCGCCTGCCACGGCGCCGTCACCAGCAGAGTCGTTCAGAGATGTTGATCTGATCCTGTGTCGTCATGTGCTGATGTACTTTGTGCCGACACTGGGTCAGGCGGCCCTGCGGCGTCTGCATCGCTGCCTGTCGCCAGACGGGGCGGTCATTCTGGCCGCCGTGGAGAATACTCCCAGTCAGGTATTTGGTCTGGAGGTGAGCCTGTGGCCGGGGGCACTGTGTGTCTATCAGCAAGCCCGTTGTCGTGAACAGAATGCGATGTTGCCCGCGCCGCCCGAGGGGCTGGAGGCAGCTGATATTTCAACGTCTGTACCGGTTGCTATGCCGACTGCTGCGCCGCCCATGCCGGTCTTCAACCTCACTGAGTCAACGCATCCGCTGCCAGCTGAGCCGTCAACGAGCACGGTGGCCTCCGTCACTCCGCCAACGCAGGGTGCTGTGAGTGTTGTTCCGCCTCCACCAGACCAGCCTGATGCAGATCAGGGGGATGCGACAGAGATGACTCGTGCCAGGGCACTGGCCGATCAGGGCGACTATGCTCAGGCGGAAGACGTGTTACGCCAGCAGTTACAACAGCAGCCGACGGATGTGGAGGCACACTGGCTGCTGGCCATGATCCTGCTGCAGCAGGAGCGCTGGCCGGCGCTGCAGCAGCAGTTACGCAAGGTGCTGTATCTGTCCCCCCTGCAACCCATGGTTCACTACCACAGTGCTCAGCTGGCGCGCCGTCAGCAGCAGGCGGAGCTGTCGCAGCGGCATCTGCTGCAATGCCGGCGGCTACTGGCACGTTTGCCTGCTGACCAGGTGCTGTGGGGGAGTGATGGTTTGAGTGTGCGGGATCTGCAGCAACTGCTGGAGCGTCATTCGGATAACAGGGAGGCGTCATGA
- a CDS encoding chemotaxis protein CheW: protein MFIGMGDHYQGLTMELLCFFVDQHRYALELQHVYRVFPAVTVSPLPDGPGILQGVVNVHGQAVGVVRLRERLGLPARALSVSDKLIWVRSHELDLLLPVDDIDDVHLLSQPKLADTHDFPALPALVKGVVILHDGLMFIQDLARLLSLQEQREARDALAAL, encoded by the coding sequence GTGTTTATTGGAATGGGCGACCACTATCAGGGGCTGACCATGGAGCTGCTGTGTTTTTTCGTTGACCAACATCGTTATGCTCTGGAGCTTCAGCACGTCTATCGCGTTTTCCCTGCCGTCACTGTATCGCCCCTGCCTGATGGGCCGGGCATATTGCAGGGTGTCGTCAATGTGCATGGCCAGGCTGTCGGCGTGGTGCGCTTACGTGAGCGTCTGGGTTTGCCAGCGCGAGCTTTGTCTGTCAGTGACAAGCTGATCTGGGTACGGAGCCATGAGCTGGACCTGCTGTTGCCGGTCGATGATATTGACGATGTGCATCTGCTGAGCCAGCCAAAACTGGCTGATACCCACGATTTTCCGGCGTTACCTGCGCTGGTAAAGGGTGTGGTCATCCTTCATGACGGTCTGATGTTTATTCAGGATCTGGCCAGACTGTTGAGCCTGCAGGAGCAGCGGGAGGCGCGTGATGCGCTCGCTGCCCTGTAA
- a CDS encoding response regulator: protein MPLIDYNKKRFLVIDDLVEARSMVRDTLKEAGASKIDVAMSANAAMEYLRTRHYDLILSDYNLGRGKDGQQILEEARHNRLVPHTAAFIMITAETSPEMVMGALEYQPDGYISKPFTRAELRRRIDRMLQQKEQMREVNVLLDRQDWASALQLTEALLDSKPQLAGKLLRIKGTLMLELEYYDDARRFYAAQLKDRHMPWALFGLARACFHMHDYDKAVEYLQKLMLDNQYFVKADDWMAKTLTVQGDYRGAENILLAAIAKSPKAVLRQMELGKVAALNKDWTTSEQGFKRAIMLANHSVYRCADNYLGFIEAVLQQLEAGQTLPKATLNQVEESLNTLDNDFKGTATDALRSRYQACQP, encoded by the coding sequence GTGCCCTTGATTGACTACAACAAAAAACGCTTTCTGGTCATCGACGATCTGGTAGAAGCCCGCTCCATGGTACGCGATACGTTGAAGGAAGCCGGGGCCAGCAAGATTGACGTCGCCATGTCCGCCAATGCGGCTATGGAATACCTGCGCACCCGTCACTACGACCTGATTCTGTCGGACTACAATCTGGGGCGTGGTAAGGATGGCCAGCAAATCCTTGAGGAAGCCCGCCACAATCGTCTTGTTCCCCACACAGCCGCGTTTATCATGATCACCGCCGAAACCTCGCCGGAAATGGTCATGGGCGCACTGGAGTATCAGCCTGACGGCTATATCTCCAAGCCCTTCACCCGTGCTGAACTACGCCGTCGTATCGACCGCATGCTGCAACAGAAGGAGCAGATGCGGGAGGTTAATGTCCTGCTCGACCGTCAGGACTGGGCCAGCGCCCTGCAACTGACAGAAGCGCTGCTGGACAGCAAGCCTCAGCTGGCCGGCAAGTTACTGCGCATCAAAGGCACGCTGATGCTGGAGCTGGAGTATTACGATGATGCCCGCCGTTTCTATGCCGCACAGCTGAAAGACCGCCATATGCCCTGGGCCCTGTTTGGTCTGGCCCGTGCCTGCTTTCATATGCATGACTACGACAAGGCAGTGGAATACCTGCAGAAGCTGATGCTGGACAACCAGTACTTCGTCAAGGCCGACGACTGGATGGCCAAAACGCTGACGGTACAGGGCGACTATCGCGGTGCGGAGAACATCCTGCTGGCCGCCATCGCCAAATCCCCCAAAGCGGTATTACGGCAGATGGAGCTGGGCAAGGTGGCCGCACTGAACAAGGACTGGACTACCAGCGAACAGGGCTTCAAACGCGCCATTATGCTGGCCAACCATTCTGTCTATCGTTGTGCCGACAACTATCTGGGCTTTATCGAGGCCGTGCTGCAACAGCTGGAGGCCGGGCAGACGCTGCCCAAAGCCACCCTTAATCAGGTCGAGGAATCACTGAATACCCTCGACAACGACTTCAAGGGTACCGCCACAGACGCCTTGCGCAGCCGCTATCAGGCCTGTCAGCCCTGA
- a CDS encoding ATP-binding protein: MPGKIDIGLLLAGTVHESKNRLVHLLQTIEQLQSIEQLPSSHPQAASSLLAMEQDVRKLNHDLVRMLHLYNLKSSSYPLQPDSHGLHDFIDDLLLHFTAIAHSKQLQLALHIDEQQVLWFDATLLELTISTVLFNALDHARSQIVISSTIADGYNVIRIEDDGAGFANPADPTVPATQYSTGLGLKFAAAALDQHQHQQRHGQLHHYNRAQGGACVELWLPC, from the coding sequence ATGCCAGGAAAGATTGATATCGGCCTGTTGCTGGCCGGCACCGTACATGAAAGCAAAAATCGTCTGGTGCATCTGCTGCAAACGATTGAACAACTACAATCTATCGAACAATTGCCATCCAGCCACCCTCAGGCGGCGTCAAGCTTGCTGGCCATGGAGCAGGACGTACGCAAACTCAATCACGATCTGGTGCGTATGCTGCATCTCTACAATCTGAAAAGCAGCAGCTATCCCCTGCAGCCCGACAGCCATGGGCTGCACGATTTCATTGATGATCTGTTGCTGCACTTTACTGCCATCGCCCACAGCAAGCAGCTGCAGCTGGCACTGCACATCGACGAACAACAGGTGCTGTGGTTTGACGCCACCTTACTGGAACTGACCATCAGCACGGTGCTGTTCAACGCGCTGGACCATGCTCGCAGCCAGATTGTCATCAGCAGCACAATCGCAGACGGCTACAACGTAATCCGCATCGAGGATGACGGTGCAGGCTTTGCCAACCCTGCCGATCCCACTGTGCCTGCGACACAATACAGCACCGGGCTGGGGCTGAAGTTTGCCGCCGCCGCGCTGGATCAGCACCAGCATCAGCAGCGCCATGGCCAGCTGCACCACTACAACCGTGCACAGGGCGGAGCATGCGTTGAGCTGTGGTTACCCTGTTAG
- a CDS encoding ATP-binding cassette domain-containing protein, giving the protein MTIPLLRIEDVATANSPALSLNLHSGELIGLAGPSGIGKSQLFKAVADLLPHRGHLWLDGKAQQDIAPAHWRQQIGYLPAQVHWWGNLVAEHFTQPPPLGSLGLPDSIWHQPLLQLSTGEKQRLALLRLLQNQPRVLLLDEPTASLDAVNVERVERHVQDYLQQHQAAALWISHDPQQLQRLCQHIITLRAAA; this is encoded by the coding sequence ATGACCATCCCTCTGTTACGCATTGAAGATGTCGCTACGGCCAACAGCCCTGCTTTATCACTCAACCTGCACAGTGGTGAGCTTATTGGGCTAGCGGGCCCATCCGGGATCGGCAAGAGCCAGCTGTTCAAGGCAGTAGCCGATCTGCTACCGCATCGTGGCCACCTCTGGCTGGACGGCAAAGCACAGCAGGACATCGCTCCGGCCCACTGGCGCCAGCAGATAGGCTATCTGCCTGCACAGGTACACTGGTGGGGAAACCTGGTTGCCGAACACTTCACTCAGCCGCCGCCACTGGGCAGTCTGGGGTTGCCAGACAGTATCTGGCACCAGCCCTTGCTGCAGCTGTCGACCGGTGAAAAGCAGCGTCTGGCCCTGCTGCGCCTGTTGCAGAATCAACCCCGCGTGCTGCTGCTCGACGAGCCGACCGCCAGTCTGGACGCGGTCAATGTCGAACGTGTGGAACGGCACGTGCAGGATTACCTGCAACAACATCAGGCTGCCGCACTATGGATCAGCCATGACCCGCAGCAATTGCAACGGCTGTGTCAGCACATCATTACCCTGAGAGCAGCGGCATGA
- a CDS encoding ABC transporter permease: MIHLSYTDLGLCALLVIACGGLLTLHHPALTRQLYGSALRCGLQLLLMGVWLSFIFTRQHWGWVALMSVIMLGAATLEAGRRQAVPLQAAWRYGLALMSMGTAALSMTVLVVVALLQTDPWYSPRYFLPLLGMLLGNCLTGVSMGMDHFNRQVWQQQAQLEWRLALGMTAAEAIQPLYRQSLEAALRPTFNMLVSAGVISLPGMMTGQILAGAAPMEAVKYQLMIMLLLAVCTSVGIMLALSGCRRLLFDERQRLDLHRLQPPGS; the protein is encoded by the coding sequence ATGATTCATCTCAGCTATACCGATCTGGGGCTGTGCGCCCTGCTGGTCATCGCCTGCGGCGGCCTGCTGACCCTGCACCATCCGGCACTGACCCGACAGCTGTATGGCAGCGCTCTGCGTTGCGGGCTGCAACTGCTGCTGATGGGTGTCTGGCTCAGCTTTATTTTCACCCGTCAGCACTGGGGCTGGGTGGCACTGATGAGCGTGATCATGCTGGGCGCAGCCACGCTGGAGGCTGGCCGCCGGCAGGCGGTGCCATTGCAGGCTGCATGGCGCTACGGCCTGGCACTGATGAGCATGGGCACCGCAGCACTGAGCATGACGGTGCTGGTTGTGGTGGCACTGCTGCAAACAGATCCCTGGTACAGTCCGCGCTACTTCCTGCCACTTTTGGGTATGCTGCTGGGCAACTGCCTGACGGGGGTCAGTATGGGCATGGATCACTTCAACCGTCAGGTCTGGCAGCAACAGGCACAACTGGAATGGCGGCTGGCATTGGGCATGACGGCCGCAGAGGCGATTCAGCCGCTGTACCGGCAAAGTCTTGAGGCCGCACTACGCCCCACCTTCAATATGCTGGTCAGTGCCGGGGTGATCAGCCTGCCGGGCATGATGACCGGCCAGATACTGGCCGGTGCCGCCCCCATGGAGGCCGTCAAGTATCAGCTGATGATCATGCTGTTGCTGGCAGTCTGTACCAGTGTGGGTATCATGCTGGCGTTGTCTGGCTGTCGGCGCCTGCTGTTCGATGAGCGCCAGCGTCTCGATCTGCACCGCCTGCAGCCTCCCGGCAGTTGA
- the tviB gene encoding Vi polysaccharide biosynthesis UDP-N-acetylglucosamine C-6 dehydrogenase TviB — protein MSPNPPQRIAIIGLGYVGLPLAVAFGRQLPVVGFDINPQRIVQLQQGIDLTQEVSAEELQQASQLSFSCDLEQLRDCDTYIITVPTPVDEYKQPDLTPLRKASASVAQVLAPGNLVIYESTVYPGATEEVCVPILEQGSGLRFNQDFYAGYSPERINPGDKQRRLETITKVTSGSTPEAAALIDGMYRQVVSAGTHLAPSIRVAEAAKVIENTQRDLNIALINELAIIFHRLGIDTQEVLAAAGTKWNFLPFTPGLVGGHCIGVDPYYLTHKAQAIGYHPEVILAGRRINDSMGSYVAIRVIRQMLKKSILVNHSRALVLGLTFKENCPDLRNSRVIDVIHELQELGIEVDVHDPWVDSEEAYQEYGVRLVSQPSSAHYDALILAVGHRQFAELGAAGIRQFGKTNHVFFDVKGVFAKEDSDGRL, from the coding sequence ATGTCTCCCAACCCTCCCCAGCGCATTGCCATCATCGGTCTAGGTTATGTTGGCCTGCCTCTGGCTGTGGCCTTCGGGCGGCAGTTGCCGGTGGTGGGTTTTGACATTAATCCGCAGCGCATAGTGCAACTGCAACAGGGCATAGACCTGACCCAGGAGGTCAGCGCAGAAGAACTGCAGCAAGCCAGCCAGTTGAGCTTCAGCTGTGATCTTGAGCAGCTGCGCGACTGCGATACCTACATCATCACCGTGCCGACCCCCGTCGATGAATACAAACAGCCCGACCTCACGCCACTGCGCAAAGCCAGCGCCAGCGTGGCACAGGTACTGGCGCCGGGTAATCTGGTGATTTACGAATCCACCGTCTATCCGGGAGCAACGGAAGAAGTCTGCGTGCCGATTCTGGAACAGGGCTCAGGGCTGCGCTTCAATCAGGACTTCTACGCCGGCTACAGCCCGGAACGGATCAATCCCGGCGACAAACAGCGGCGGCTGGAAACCATCACCAAAGTCACCTCAGGTTCAACACCCGAGGCGGCCGCGCTGATTGATGGCATGTACCGGCAGGTTGTCTCTGCCGGTACCCATCTGGCGCCGTCCATCCGTGTCGCTGAAGCGGCCAAGGTGATCGAGAACACCCAGCGCGATCTGAACATAGCGCTGATCAACGAGCTGGCGATCATCTTTCACCGTCTGGGTATTGATACACAGGAAGTGCTGGCAGCGGCTGGCACCAAGTGGAACTTCCTGCCCTTCACCCCCGGTCTGGTCGGCGGCCACTGCATCGGTGTTGACCCCTACTATCTGACCCACAAAGCCCAGGCTATCGGCTATCACCCCGAAGTGATTCTGGCCGGGCGACGCATCAACGACTCCATGGGCAGCTATGTTGCTATCCGTGTCATCAGGCAGATGCTGAAAAAGTCGATTCTGGTCAATCACTCGCGCGCTCTGGTACTTGGCCTCACCTTCAAGGAAAACTGCCCGGACCTGCGCAACTCGCGGGTGATCGACGTGATCCATGAACTGCAGGAGCTAGGGATCGAGGTAGATGTCCATGACCCCTGGGTCGACAGTGAAGAAGCCTATCAGGAATACGGTGTCAGACTGGTCAGCCAGCCATCATCAGCCCACTATGACGCGCTGATTCTGGCGGTTGGGCACCGTCAGTTTGCCGAACTTGGTGCGGCAGGCATCAGGCAGTTTGGCAAGACCAACCATGTGTTCTTTGATGTGAAAGGCGTTTTTGCCAAAGAGGACAGTGACGGCCGTCTGTAA
- the gstA gene encoding glutathione transferase GstA, with protein sequence MKLYYKPGACSLSPHIVAHELGLDIEAEQVDLMKKVTASGADYLQINPKGQVPALVLDNGELLTEGPAIVQYLADQAGKLIPAAGTLARYHMIEALNYISTELHKGFTPLFAALFGKREEGVGEQVCRDRLKQNLTLTNQKLSQQDYFCGAEFSVADAYLFTVLNWAKYVRIDIADYPALPAYLARIAERPGVQAALKAEGLLG encoded by the coding sequence ATGAAGCTCTACTACAAACCCGGCGCCTGTTCTCTCAGCCCCCATATTGTTGCCCATGAACTGGGGCTCGATATCGAAGCCGAACAGGTTGACCTGATGAAAAAGGTCACCGCCAGCGGTGCAGACTATCTGCAGATCAATCCCAAGGGCCAGGTACCGGCGCTGGTGCTCGACAACGGTGAGCTGCTGACCGAAGGCCCGGCCATTGTGCAGTATCTGGCCGATCAGGCCGGTAAGCTGATTCCTGCTGCTGGCACCCTGGCCCGCTACCACATGATTGAAGCCCTGAACTATATCTCGACCGAGCTGCACAAAGGCTTCACACCGCTGTTTGCGGCGTTGTTTGGCAAGCGTGAAGAAGGTGTGGGTGAGCAGGTGTGCCGTGATCGTCTGAAACAGAACCTGACACTGACCAACCAGAAGCTGAGTCAGCAGGACTATTTCTGCGGAGCAGAGTTCAGTGTTGCCGATGCTTACCTGTTCACCGTGCTGAACTGGGCCAAGTACGTCAGGATCGATATTGCTGATTACCCGGCGCTACCCGCCTATCTGGCCCGGATCGCCGAGCGTCCTGGCGTGCAGGCTGCCCTGAAAGCAGAAGGTCTGCTCGGTTAA
- the galU gene encoding UTP--glucose-1-phosphate uridylyltransferase GalU, with protein sequence MIVRKAIFPVAGLGTRFLPATKAIAKEMLPVVDKPLVQYAVEEAVAAGVTDFIFITSSIKRSIADHFDVNAGLEDQLEEAGKHELLKLVREVIPEGVSFAFTRQPKPLGLGHAVLCARPLVGYEPVAVILPDDLIYAEGKGTLSDMLSLANQYQQSVVAVEKVPMEQVYKYGVIDPEHLEPGVYKMKGIVEKPKVEDAPSDLTVVGRYVLTPRIFDLLATQAPGANGEIQLTDAIARLIEKEGVMAHQFKGKRYDCGSKLGYLQANVEYGLRHKELGSSFRKYLDELHG encoded by the coding sequence ATGATCGTACGCAAGGCAATATTCCCTGTTGCAGGTCTGGGTACGCGCTTCCTGCCTGCCACCAAAGCCATTGCCAAGGAAATGCTTCCGGTTGTGGATAAGCCCCTGGTGCAGTATGCGGTTGAAGAGGCAGTGGCTGCCGGTGTCACCGACTTCATCTTCATTACCAGCAGTATCAAGCGTTCCATTGCTGACCACTTTGACGTCAACGCTGGCCTGGAAGATCAGCTGGAAGAAGCCGGTAAGCATGAGCTGCTGAAGCTGGTGCGTGAAGTGATTCCCGAAGGTGTTTCATTCGCCTTTACCCGTCAGCCCAAGCCTTTGGGCCTGGGCCATGCGGTACTCTGTGCCCGTCCGCTGGTTGGTTACGAGCCGGTAGCGGTCATTCTTCCTGATGACCTGATCTACGCCGAAGGCAAAGGTACGCTGTCTGACATGCTGAGTCTGGCCAACCAGTACCAGCAGTCTGTGGTTGCCGTGGAGAAGGTGCCCATGGAGCAGGTGTACAAGTACGGTGTTATCGACCCCGAGCATCTGGAGCCTGGCGTCTACAAGATGAAAGGTATTGTCGAGAAGCCCAAGGTGGAAGACGCGCCTTCAGATCTGACCGTCGTAGGTCGCTATGTTCTGACTCCCCGTATTTTTGATCTGCTGGCAACCCAGGCACCCGGTGCGAATGGTGAAATCCAGCTAACTGATGCCATTGCCCGCCTGATCGAGAAAGAAGGTGTGATGGCGCATCAGTTCAAAGGCAAGCGTTATGACTGCGGCTCCAAGCTGGGCTATCTGCAGGCTAACGTTGAGTACGGCCTGCGCCACAAGGAACTGGGATCATCCTTCAGAAAGTATCTGGATGAACTACACGGCTAA
- the waaA gene encoding lipid IV(A) 3-deoxy-D-manno-octulosonic acid transferase has protein sequence MSRALYSLLFSLLLPAVLLRMAWRSRRIPAYRRHWSERLGKVASAMPRQAVIVHGCSVGETQAASVLINWLTEQHSEVPVILTHTTPTGRARGEALLPDVARCYLPFDLPWLVSAWLDQLRPRALVLMETELWPNLIAACQQRNIPVSLANARLSERSFRGYQKVRRLMTPVWQALHWVGCQYRADADRLLQLGTPVSRTEVVGNLKLAMPVAEAIKLKATELRQQWCEGRSCWIAGSTHPGEEEQVLDLHIKLLQRQPSLLLLLAPRHPERAREIIELCQQRQLQVVRRSLGEQPGQSTQVVLIDTLGELMLFYGVADVAFVGGSLVAHGGHNPFEPLQMGRVALVGPHMFNFQSLLEELQPTGRVRQVADVQALEEAVSQALLEPVQDGLEGAGVMAAPGHWIAAILAQT, from the coding sequence ATGTCCCGAGCTTTGTATTCCCTGCTGTTCAGCCTGCTGCTACCGGCAGTATTGCTGCGTATGGCGTGGCGCTCCCGTCGTATACCTGCATATCGTCGCCACTGGAGCGAGCGCCTGGGTAAGGTGGCTTCCGCTATGCCCAGACAGGCTGTTATCGTACATGGCTGCTCGGTGGGGGAAACCCAGGCCGCGTCAGTATTGATCAACTGGCTGACAGAGCAGCACTCTGAGGTGCCGGTCATCCTGACCCACACCACGCCCACAGGCCGTGCCCGTGGTGAAGCCCTGCTACCTGATGTGGCACGTTGTTATCTGCCTTTCGATCTGCCCTGGCTGGTGTCGGCCTGGCTCGATCAGCTGCGGCCGCGTGCGCTGGTGCTGATGGAGACGGAGTTGTGGCCGAATCTGATCGCGGCCTGCCAGCAGCGCAATATTCCTGTCAGTCTGGCGAACGCACGTCTTTCCGAGCGCTCTTTCCGCGGCTATCAGAAGGTCCGTCGTCTGATGACGCCGGTGTGGCAGGCGCTGCACTGGGTGGGCTGCCAGTACCGTGCCGATGCCGACCGTCTGCTGCAGCTGGGAACGCCTGTCAGTCGCACCGAGGTGGTGGGAAATCTCAAGCTGGCCATGCCGGTAGCCGAGGCTATTAAACTCAAGGCAACAGAGTTGCGACAGCAATGGTGTGAGGGGCGCTCATGCTGGATTGCGGGCAGTACACATCCCGGCGAAGAGGAACAGGTACTGGATTTGCATATCAAGTTGTTGCAACGGCAGCCGTCACTTTTGCTGTTGCTGGCCCCACGGCATCCGGAACGGGCCAGGGAAATTATCGAATTGTGTCAGCAACGCCAGCTGCAGGTAGTGCGGCGCAGTCTGGGCGAGCAGCCCGGGCAATCGACACAGGTAGTGCTGATTGATACTCTGGGCGAGCTGATGCTGTTCTACGGGGTGGCAGATGTGGCCTTTGTTGGCGGCAGTCTGGTCGCCCATGGCGGACACAATCCCTTTGAGCCATTACAGATGGGACGGGTCGCTCTGGTTGGCCCGCACATGTTCAACTTCCAGAGTTTACTGGAGGAGTTGCAGCCTACCGGACGGGTGCGTCAGGTGGCTGATGTACAGGCATTGGAAGAGGCCGTCAGCCAGGCTCTGCTGGAGCCCGTGCAGGATGGTCTGGAAGGCGCCGGGGTGATGGCTGCCCCGGGCCACTGGATTGCTGCTATTCTGGCGCAAACCTGA
- a CDS encoding NAD-dependent epimerase produces the protein MKILVTGAAGFIGAHVSIELMKRGDIVVGIDNLNDYYDPSLKDARLEWINSHSGSFTFLRMDVADRAAMEQLFSEQQFDKVVHLAAQAGVRYSLENPHAYVEANLVGFMNILEGCRHHQIQHLVYASSSSVYGANETMPFSVHDNVDHPLSLYAATKKANELMAHTYSHLYRLSTTGLRFFTVYGPWGRPDMALFKFTKAILQNNPIEVYNYGRHRRDFTYIDDIVEGILRTLDHTAAGDSSWSGLAPDPGTSKAPWRVYNIGNQHPVELLDYIAALEEALGKKAEKVMLPMQPGDVPDTYANVEALVQDVGYKPNTPVEEGIRRFVTWYRDYYNY, from the coding sequence ATGAAGATTCTAGTTACCGGCGCAGCGGGCTTTATTGGCGCTCACGTCAGCATCGAACTGATGAAACGCGGCGACATCGTGGTCGGTATCGATAACCTCAATGACTACTATGACCCCAGCCTCAAGGACGCCCGTCTGGAATGGATTAACAGCCACTCTGGCAGCTTTACCTTCCTCAGGATGGATGTTGCTGACCGTGCCGCCATGGAGCAGCTGTTCAGCGAGCAACAGTTCGATAAGGTAGTCCATCTGGCCGCCCAGGCCGGGGTACGCTACTCACTGGAAAATCCCCACGCCTATGTGGAAGCCAACCTGGTTGGCTTTATGAATATCCTTGAAGGCTGCCGCCATCATCAGATTCAGCATCTGGTCTATGCCTCGTCCAGCTCGGTGTACGGCGCCAATGAGACCATGCCATTCTCGGTACATGACAACGTCGACCATCCGCTGTCCCTGTACGCTGCCACCAAGAAAGCCAATGAGCTGATGGCACATACCTACAGCCACCTCTACCGCCTGTCCACTACCGGTCTGCGCTTCTTCACCGTCTACGGCCCCTGGGGGCGGCCTGATATGGCCCTGTTCAAGTTCACCAAGGCCATCCTGCAAAACAACCCCATTGAGGTTTACAACTACGGTCGCCATCGCCGCGACTTCACCTATATCGACGATATTGTTGAAGGCATTCTGCGCACCCTTGATCACACGGCTGCAGGTGACAGCAGCTGGTCCGGCCTGGCCCCGGATCCGGGTACCAGCAAGGCGCCCTGGCGGGTCTATAACATCGGCAACCAGCATCCCGTTGAACTGCTTGACTACATTGCCGCGCTGGAAGAGGCGCTTGGCAAAAAAGCCGAGAAGGTCATGCTGCCGATGCAACCCGGCGATGTGCCAGACACTTACGCCAACGTTGAAGCACTGGTGCAGGATGTTGGTTACAAGCCCAACACACCGGTAGAAGAAGGTATCCGCCGCTTTGTGACCTGGTACCGGGACTATTACAACTACTAA